A window of Citrus sinensis cultivar Valencia sweet orange chromosome 7, DVS_A1.0, whole genome shotgun sequence contains these coding sequences:
- the LOC102609000 gene encoding gibberellin 20 oxidase 1-B: MNSNKDSSVVLPQPSMEQTQKNGSIVFDYHKLQKQANLPTEFIWPNLELAQEELREPLIDLHGFLSGDERATAEAIDLVRGACVNHGFFQVINHGVDASLLKAAIEETDSIFKLPLERKLSIPIKTGLAKGYAGAHAGRFTTNLPWKETFTFNYHEKDAEPLFVDYFKSVFGQDFERKRWIYQKYCQAMWKLSGVLFELLAMSLGVDRKHYKKFFEDGYSIVRFNFYPPCKNSALTLGTGPHYDPNSLTILHQEQVEGLEVFSNNKWQTIRPRSDALVINIGDTFVALSNGLYKSCLHRAVVNGERERRSLAFFVNPKADNVVRPPQDLICREGTRLYPDFTWSQLLGFTQKLYRADAATLPSFISWLSSSKDL, encoded by the exons ATGAACTCCAATAAAGATTCATCAGTCGTTCTTCCGCAACCATCGATGGAGCAGACCCAAAAAAATGGGAGTATTGTTTTTGACTATCACAAGTTGCAAAAACAAGCCAACTTGCCAACTGAGTTCATTTGGCCAAACTTGGAGTTAGCTCAGGAAGAGCTCAGAGAGCCATTGATAGACTTACATGGATTCTTAAGTGGTGATGAAAGAGCAACTGCTGAAGCAATCGATCTCGTCCGAGGAGCTTGTGTGAATCATGGATTCTTCCAAGTAATCAACCACGGTGTTGATGCAAGTCTTCTTAAAGCAGCTATTGAAGAAACCGACTCCATTTTCAAGCTTCCTCTTGAGCGAAAGCTCAGCATTCCGATAAAGACTGGTTTGGCAAAGGGGTATGCTGGTGCTCATGCTGGGCGTTTTACTACAAATTTGCCATGGAAGGAAacatttacttttaattacCATGAAAAGGATGCTGAGCCCCTTTTTGTTGACTACTTCAAATCTGTTTTTGGTCAAGATTTTGAGAGGAAAAG GTggatttatcaaaaatactgcCAAGCAATGTGGAAGCTATCGGGAGTTCTTTTTGAGCTATTGGCAATGAGCTTGGGGGTTGATCGAAAGcattataagaaattttttgaagaCGGATACTCAATTGTGAGATTCAACTTTTATCCTCCTTGCAAGAACTCAGCACTCACTCTTGGCACTGGCCCTCATTATGACCCAAATTCTTTAACTATTCTTCATCAAGAACAAGTTGAAGGCCTTGaagttttttcaaataataagtGGCAAACTATCCGACCTCGATCAGATGCCCTAGTCATTAATATTGGTGATACTTTCGTg GCCTTATCTAATGGGTTATACAAGAGCTGCCTGCATAGAGCAGTGGTGAATggggaaagagagagaaggtCATTGGCTTTCTTTGTGAACCCAAAAGCAGACAACGTGGTGAGACCCCCACAAGATCTTATTTGCAGAGAAGGGACAAGACTATATCCAGATTTCACATGGTCACAATTGTTGGGCTTCACTCAAAAACTCTACAGAGCTGATGCGGCTACACTCCCAAGCTTTATCAGCTGGCTCTCGTCTTCCAAAGACCTCTAA